The Myxococcales bacterium genome contains the following window.
TGGCTGATGTAAATCCCGTAGGCCGCGGCGATCAGGATCATGCCCAGCGCCAGGGAAATCATCAATTCCAACAACGTAAAACCTTGCTGGCGGCTGTTGGTTTTCATCGCGCCACCACCGTTTCTATGGACACGTTCTGTCCATTTTGATTGGTCATCTGCACCTCGACGACTTTCAGCAGATCGCTGTCGTCCGGCGTCACGATGACGACTCGTTTGAAGGTCGGATTATCGGGGATCTCCCCGTATTCCTCGGTCGACGAGGCGACCGAGTCGTAAGGCATGCTCTTGATCTGCTCGAGCGTGGTCGAGGCCAGATTGGTCATGGTGGTCAACGCGAGGGAGTAATTCTGGCGATTGGCCATCGAGGACATCACCGAGGCCAGGCTCAATACGCCCACCGAGATCAGAAACAGCGCCACCACGATTTCCGTAACCGTGAAGCCGCCTTGCCGTTTCCTTTTATCGTTTCGCATTGTCAGATCCATTTCTGCCATGGCCCCGGCGTTCCGTTAATGTCGAATCTCCACATCAGCACCTTCCCGGTCGTCAACACTTCCACCGCCCGCCCCAATTCCACCTTGTGGTCGGTGGCGTCGGTCAGGTAAGCGATCCCCGCGTTGACGGCCGCGCCGTTCGCGCGAAACGTCACGGCGATCGGGCTGCTGGTGGTGCCCATTTTCACCGGCTGCGAAATCGGCAATCCGTCCGGTCCCGTGGTGGTCACCGGCCGGAAAATCGCCGTCGCCGAAAAATCGGCCAGCGACCGGCTTCGCGCCAGGTCGCCGACTTGAATGCCGTCGCGGTCGGCGTCGATGTACGTCTTGATGGTGCCGAGCGTCGGATCGATGGCGACGATCACATCGCTGCCATATTTCACCGCCATCGAACGCGCCTCGCTCAGTTCCTCGGCCAGACCGCGTGCCGCCTTGTTAACCTGGATTTCCGGCAGCATCCCCCGAACGAACGGAAAAGCCGCGATGACCAATCCGACCAAGGCGATCGTGATGATCAGCTCAAGCAAAGTAAAACCCTGGTCGTTTCTCCACTGCACGGAAACCAGCTCCTTTCCCGCTCGGAGAGGCACTTCGCCTACTCCACCATACCCTGCTGTCGCAAAGTCCATACCAGATTTGAATTGTAAAAAGACCTTATTTTTCAATCACTTGAAAAATGGCCGCCCAGGCGGCCTTACCACTGGTAATTTTACATTACAAAAGGTAATGAGCTTTGATTTTCATTCCTTTAAAGGTTTCGTATTTTTTTATCCCTAACTTGATCGAATCCTTGGCAAATTTTCATGATTCTGAAGGTTTTTCCACGGCGGCTTCGTTTTCCAACCGCATCGCCTCGGCAAACAGCCTTTCGAGGTGGCGACGGATATCTGGCGGCCAATCGCCGATCAGACTCGTCAGTCGCTCCGGATCCTTGGCGTACAAGGCGCGCGAAGCTTCTTCGAAATTCGGCAGGTTGCCCGCCATTACCCACATGAATTTGCCGGCGGCTTCCGTAGCCAATCGCGCTAGTTCCTTGCCGCGCCCGCGTTTCCGGGCTTCGTCGACCAGTTTGCGCAGTGCGCCCGAAGCGCCGCCCGATTGTTGATCCAACCACTCCCAATGTCGCGGTAACAGTGAAATTTCACGGCAAACCACGCCGAGTTTCGGTCGTCCCGGTCCGGTCCGGACTTCGGCGGCAGTTTCGCCCGGCGCAAATCGGGGATGGCTGGCCAGCCGCTGGAGCACTTCTTCCGGCGATCCGCGGAAATCGAAATCGATCTGAACACCAGTTTGATCCTCGAAGATGAGAATCCGATCCGTTTCGCCTTGATCGAGGCGACTCTTGGTCTGCCGCAACATGGTTTCCAGGTTTCCCGAGGCAATCAACCGATCGCCGGCAAAGGCGGTATAAGTACGATTGTCTTCCATCATCTTCTCCCTAAAATTAGACTATTTGCTTGACGATCGGAAACAACTCCCGACCTCAAGCTTGTAGCGAATAATACCCGGGTAAAAAAGATTTGTCAATATTACCCGGGTAATATTTTAGAAATTTTTTCGGCCCCGTTTTCAGGCGAACAAGGTGGTTACCGTCGACCTTATCTGATCGAAATTGAAGGGTTTTGCTAAAAAGCCATTGATATCGTCGCGTTTGATGCCGGTCAACATATCGAGGGGATAGCCACTGGTCAGTAATATTTTGAGGCTTGGAGAAAGAAGATGGACTTGATGGATGATATCGTTGCTGGATATATCCGGTAAATTATAGTCGACGACGATCAGATCCAAATCCTGGTTCAACCGTTTCAGTTCGCGTAGGCCTTCGCTTCCGGTTGTCGCCGCGAAGGTCTCGAAACCAAGTCGGCTGAGCATCCGCTGGATGAGGCTCGCCAACAGATCCTCATCTTCAATGATGAGGACTCGCTTGAGATCCCCCATCGAACCACCCCTAAACGGCCATTCAGGAAAAATGCAATCTATTCGCTCGCGACGGATTAACCGCCGAATATCTTTGTAATTTTTTCCTGCAGCACATCGGCTTTAAACGGCTTGACCACGTAATTGCTGACCCCCGCCTTCACCGCCGCCAGGATATGGTCCTTTTCCGACTCGGCGGTCACCATTAAAAACGGCACCGCCTTGTACTTTTCATTCGACCGGACCGCTTTGAGCAAATCCAATCCCGTCATTTTCGGCATGTTCCAGTCGGAAACGATAAAATCGACCTGATTATCCTTCAGGTATTCCATGGCGGTCGATCCGTCATCCGCTTCCGCGATGTTACGAAAACCGAGTTGCTTCAGCAGGCCGATGATGATTCGGCGCATCGTGGAAAAATCGTCGACACAGAGAATGTTCATATTCGGGTCGGCAGGCATGGTTACCTCCTCTATCAATCCATTCTTTTTATCATCACAAACCCCTGATGGAAGATCCATCACTACTCTTTTTTTTCGGCCATTTTTGTTACTCCTCAAGTTTAATCATCACTTCTCTGTTTTTACATGCTTTTTCCCGAACAATACCAAAATGACACGCCTTGAAAGATTGCCACGGTTGACATAGAAAGACTAATCATTCATAATTAGATTACATTAACTGAGGAAGGTTGACAATGACCCAAGCGAATCAACTTGAACCCAATCTGATATCCGAATCGTTGGAAGACTACCTCGAGACGATTTATCACCTCGTC
Protein-coding sequences here:
- a CDS encoding DUF2239 family protein encodes the protein MEDNRTYTAFAGDRLIASGNLETMLRQTKSRLDQGETDRILIFEDQTGVQIDFDFRGSPEEVLQRLASHPRFAPGETAAEVRTGPGRPKLGVVCREISLLPRHWEWLDQQSGGASGALRKLVDEARKRGRGKELARLATEAAGKFMWVMAGNLPNFEEASRALYAKDPERLTSLIGDWPPDIRRHLERLFAEAMRLENEAAVEKPSES
- a CDS encoding prepilin-type N-terminal cleavage/methylation domain-containing protein; the encoded protein is MQWRNDQGFTLLELIITIALVGLVIAAFPFVRGMLPEIQVNKAARGLAEELSEARSMAVKYGSDVIVAIDPTLGTIKTYIDADRDGIQVGDLARSRSLADFSATAIFRPVTTTGPDGLPISQPVKMGTTSSPIAVTFRANGAAVNAGIAYLTDATDHKVELGRAVEVLTTGKVLMWRFDINGTPGPWQKWI
- a CDS encoding response regulator, coding for MGDLKRVLIIEDEDLLASLIQRMLSRLGFETFAATTGSEGLRELKRLNQDLDLIVVDYNLPDISSNDIIHQVHLLSPSLKILLTSGYPLDMLTGIKRDDINGFLAKPFNFDQIRSTVTTLFA
- a CDS encoding response regulator → MPADPNMNILCVDDFSTMRRIIIGLLKQLGFRNIAEADDGSTAMEYLKDNQVDFIVSDWNMPKMTGLDLLKAVRSNEKYKAVPFLMVTAESEKDHILAAVKAGVSNYVVKPFKADVLQEKITKIFGG